Proteins encoded by one window of Blautia faecicola:
- a CDS encoding AraC family transcriptional regulator: MTYIETKLKREIVIDSIITIHYFEYMRDFVFRGESHDFWEFMYVDKGSVIVQGGEHQFTLHAGDIIFHEPNEFHAIRSVGNSSPNLVAVSFVSHSPAMDEFRKKKMTLNMEERTLVSHILDAARKVLSTPMNVPSVEQVELRTDAPIGSQQMVLLYLELFLVTVLQNEAKPDVSPRRRITGTFVSPVELSGTREKRLQEITEFMEFRICEQLSLDELCEHFSLSRSSIQKLFQKEKGCGPMEFFNRMKIQRAKDMIRDGRKNLTEIAGFLSYSSLPYFSKQFKKATGMAPMKYASSVKGITQALKGENS, translated from the coding sequence ATGACTTATATTGAAACAAAGCTGAAACGCGAGATTGTGATTGATTCGATCATCACGATTCATTATTTTGAATATATGCGGGATTTTGTATTCCGTGGGGAATCCCATGATTTCTGGGAATTTATGTATGTTGATAAAGGCAGTGTGATCGTTCAGGGCGGAGAACATCAGTTTACGCTTCACGCCGGAGATATTATTTTTCATGAACCAAATGAGTTTCATGCGATCCGCTCAGTCGGAAATTCTTCACCGAATCTTGTTGCTGTCTCTTTTGTCAGCCATTCTCCGGCAATGGATGAATTTCGTAAAAAAAAGATGACATTAAATATGGAGGAACGGACGTTGGTTTCCCACATTCTCGACGCCGCCCGGAAAGTGTTATCCACACCGATGAATGTTCCTTCGGTGGAGCAGGTGGAACTTCGCACGGATGCACCGATTGGTTCGCAGCAGATGGTTTTGCTGTATCTGGAGTTGTTTCTTGTCACGGTGCTTCAAAATGAGGCAAAGCCGGATGTTTCTCCGCGTCGTCGGATCACGGGGACGTTTGTAAGTCCGGTGGAACTTTCGGGGACGCGGGAGAAGCGGTTACAGGAGATCACGGAGTTTATGGAGTTTCGGATCTGTGAGCAGCTTTCGCTGGATGAACTCTGCGAGCATTTTTCGCTGAGCCGTTCTTCGATCCAGAAGTTGTTTCAGAAGGAAAAAGGCTGTGGACCGATGGAGTTTTTTAATCGGATGAAGATCCAGCGGGCGAAGGATATGATCCGGGATGGCCGGAAGAATCTGACGGAGATCGCGGGGTTTTTATCTTATAGTTCACTGCCTTATTTTTCAAAGCAGTTTAAGAAGGCTACGGGGATGGCGCCGATGAAGTATGCTTCTTCGGTGAAGGGGATTACGCAGGCGCTTAAAGGGGAAAATTCTTGA
- a CDS encoding YczE/YyaS/YitT family protein, whose amino-acid sequence MITTYIKNTNWYRVLLMFAGNVFLSMGVAIFKLSSLGNDPFNGMVMGLSDCLGMAYANFLVIINLLIFVVEIIFGRHLIGWGTIVNAFINGYMATFFYNTFSAAIPASQMWQRVLCVLIGVVVCSFGLSMYQGSDVGVAPYDALSLIMNKRLHIPYFWCRMSNDVVCALICFFSGGIVGLGTIVCAFGLGPVIHFFDDYFTNKILQKPIFAQR is encoded by the coding sequence ATGATAACAACATACATAAAAAACACAAACTGGTACCGCGTACTGCTGATGTTTGCCGGTAATGTATTTCTGTCGATGGGAGTGGCAATCTTCAAACTCTCGAGCCTCGGAAATGATCCCTTTAACGGAATGGTCATGGGACTATCCGACTGCCTGGGAATGGCATATGCAAACTTTCTGGTGATCATCAACCTTCTGATCTTCGTTGTGGAAATTATCTTCGGCCGCCATCTGATCGGCTGGGGAACCATTGTAAATGCCTTTATCAACGGTTACATGGCAACCTTCTTCTACAACACTTTCAGCGCCGCTATCCCCGCCAGCCAGATGTGGCAGAGAGTCTTGTGTGTTCTGATCGGTGTCGTAGTATGCAGCTTCGGTCTCTCCATGTATCAAGGCTCCGACGTAGGCGTAGCCCCCTACGACGCCCTGTCCCTGATCATGAACAAACGCCTGCACATCCCCTACTTCTGGTGCCGGATGTCCAACGATGTCGTCTGTGCCCTGATCTGCTTCTTCAGCGGCGGAATCGTCGGCCTCGGAACTATAGTCTGCGCCTTCGGCCTCGGCCCGGTCATCCACTTCTTCGATGACTACTTCACAAACAAAATATTACAAAAACCAATCTTCGCCCAAAGATAA
- a CDS encoding putative ABC transporter permease, whose protein sequence is MEHLAWYELLLLFFAASFLGWVLETATADIKQKKFVNRGLVTGPFCVMYGITTVLLTVGLGELRGIWLFLFSAIYATVVEWIGGHLIERLFHQRWWDYSGRKWNLDGYICLSASAFWGVLGFVMVTWGNDLLFRLMALLPLLLVKILLLVLAGVLVVDILASYILLRGYGKNIRQWEEADNRIRKVTLRLQNWIGTVIARRIRKAYPKAVETKIEEKEEAKAASTVFAAGCSFYKIVLLFFCGAFLGDLTETVFCRITAGVWMSRSSVVWGPFSIVWGLAIALVTALLYRYKDRSNTFLFGMGTFLGGAYEYLCSVFTELVFGKVFWDYSDIPFNLGGRINLLYCFFWGFAAVVWFKLLYPRLSDWIEKLPMKPGKIITWVLIVFMCCNIVMSCMALIRYDARGKGTAPENTLEEWLDEHYDDARMQRIYPNAITAS, encoded by the coding sequence ATGGAACATTTGGCGTGGTATGAACTGCTGTTGTTATTCTTTGCGGCGTCCTTTCTTGGCTGGGTGCTGGAGACCGCAACGGCAGATATCAAACAGAAAAAATTCGTAAACCGTGGTCTGGTGACCGGACCGTTCTGCGTGATGTATGGTATCACTACGGTACTTCTGACCGTGGGACTCGGAGAACTGCGCGGTATTTGGCTGTTTTTATTTTCCGCAATCTACGCGACTGTGGTGGAATGGATCGGCGGTCATCTGATCGAGCGGTTATTTCACCAGCGATGGTGGGACTATTCCGGCAGAAAATGGAATCTGGACGGCTATATCTGCCTGAGCGCTTCGGCGTTCTGGGGCGTGCTGGGATTCGTGATGGTGACCTGGGGAAATGACCTGCTGTTTCGGTTGATGGCACTGTTGCCGTTATTGCTGGTAAAAATTTTGCTTCTGGTACTGGCTGGTGTCCTGGTGGTAGATATTCTGGCTTCGTATATTCTGCTTCGCGGCTACGGAAAAAATATCCGCCAGTGGGAAGAGGCAGATAACCGGATCCGCAAAGTCACGTTACGATTGCAAAACTGGATCGGAACGGTCATTGCACGACGAATCCGAAAGGCATACCCGAAAGCAGTGGAGACAAAAATCGAAGAGAAAGAGGAAGCGAAAGCAGCCTCCACGGTATTTGCCGCCGGATGCAGTTTTTATAAAATTGTTCTGTTATTTTTCTGCGGCGCCTTTCTGGGAGATCTGACAGAAACCGTTTTCTGTCGGATCACTGCCGGTGTCTGGATGAGCCGCAGCAGTGTGGTCTGGGGACCGTTCAGTATCGTGTGGGGACTGGCGATCGCGCTGGTGACAGCACTTTTATATCGCTATAAAGATCGCTCCAATACGTTCCTTTTCGGGATGGGAACCTTTCTGGGCGGCGCTTACGAATACCTGTGCAGTGTCTTTACGGAACTGGTATTCGGTAAAGTATTCTGGGATTACAGCGATATCCCGTTCAACCTCGGCGGCAGGATCAATCTGTTGTACTGCTTTTTCTGGGGATTTGCAGCGGTCGTCTGGTTCAAACTGCTGTATCCACGCCTGTCCGACTGGATTGAAAAGCTCCCGATGAAACCGGGAAAAATCATAACCTGGGTACTGATCGTCTTCATGTGCTGCAACATCGTGATGTCCTGCATGGCACTGATCCGCTACGATGCTAGAGGAAAAGGCACAGCCCCGGAAAATACACTGGAAGAGTGGCTCGACGAACACTACGACGATGCCCGGATGCAGCGGATCTATCCGAACGCGATCACTGCATCCTGA
- a CDS encoding MATE family efflux transporter codes for MEQTYMKEKPILPLLLSMALPMVLSMMVNSLYNIIDSYFVAKINENAMTALSLVFPVQNLITAVGVGFGIGINATIAYFLGAQKQEKADTSATLGVARSFLHGVLLTIGTIAIMPTFLSMFTKDQEVLSMGITYSRITFGFSIIISLGIAYEKIFQSVGRMKTTMFCMMSGCILNIILDPIMIFGLGPVPRMGIRGAAWATGLGQLLTLVAYLFFAWIRPLPVKISLKNLKFDRALLKKIYAVGIPATLNMALSSLLISSLNAILAAYGQMYVMILGVYYKLQTFLYLPANGIIQGMRPLIGYNYGAGEQKRVHKLYSYTLYLSAGIMLAGTLLCMIIPGTLLGLFTTTPQTIAAGSTALRIISLGFIVSSVSITSCGALEGLGKGVPSLMISLCRYTILILPLAFLLSRIVGPTGVWHAFWICEAITAVISYTVYRKASV; via the coding sequence ATGGAACAAACTTACATGAAAGAAAAACCGATCCTGCCATTGCTTTTATCCATGGCGCTTCCCATGGTGCTCTCGATGATGGTGAACTCTCTGTACAACATTATCGACAGTTATTTCGTGGCAAAGATCAATGAAAATGCGATGACCGCGCTCTCTCTGGTCTTCCCGGTTCAGAATCTGATCACTGCCGTGGGTGTCGGCTTCGGCATCGGTATCAATGCGACAATTGCTTATTTTCTGGGCGCGCAGAAACAGGAAAAAGCGGATACTAGTGCTACACTCGGCGTTGCCCGTTCGTTTCTCCACGGCGTGCTTTTGACCATCGGGACGATTGCCATTATGCCAACGTTTCTTTCCATGTTTACAAAAGATCAGGAAGTGCTCTCCATGGGAATTACCTACTCCCGGATCACATTTGGTTTCTCCATTATTATTTCTCTGGGAATTGCTTATGAAAAGATTTTCCAGTCTGTAGGACGGATGAAGACCACGATGTTCTGTATGATGAGCGGCTGTATCCTGAACATTATCCTGGATCCGATCATGATCTTCGGACTCGGACCTGTTCCGCGGATGGGTATCCGGGGTGCTGCGTGGGCTACCGGTCTTGGACAGCTGCTTACTCTTGTAGCGTATCTGTTTTTCGCATGGATCCGTCCGCTGCCGGTAAAAATTTCTCTGAAAAACCTGAAATTCGACCGGGCACTTTTAAAGAAAATCTACGCCGTCGGAATTCCGGCTACACTGAATATGGCACTGTCTTCCTTGCTGATTTCTTCCCTGAACGCGATCCTCGCTGCATACGGACAGATGTATGTGATGATCCTCGGCGTGTATTATAAATTGCAGACCTTCCTGTATCTTCCGGCAAACGGAATCATCCAGGGAATGCGTCCGCTGATCGGATACAATTACGGTGCCGGCGAGCAGAAACGGGTACACAAACTTTACTCCTACACACTGTATCTGTCTGCCGGAATCATGCTTGCGGGAACTTTGCTCTGCATGATCATCCCGGGTACTTTACTTGGACTCTTTACCACCACCCCGCAGACGATTGCAGCCGGAAGCACGGCACTTCGTATCATCAGTCTGGGATTTATCGTATCTTCGGTATCCATCACTTCCTGCGGGGCACTCGAAGGTCTGGGAAAAGGCGTACCGTCTCTGATGATTTCGCTCTGCCGTTATACGATCCTGATCCTTCCTCTGGCATTTCTTCTGAGCCGCATCGTTGGACCGACCGGAGTCTGGCATGCGTTCTGGATCTGTGAGGCAATCACTGCTGTGATCTCGTACACGGTCTACCGGAAAGCCAGTGTCTGA
- the larE gene encoding ATP-dependent sacrificial sulfur transferase LarE — protein sequence MITREQMEKLKKLQDYLRSLESVAVAFSSGVDSTFLLKVAKDTLGDKVMAVTAQSCSFPKRELKEAIAFCEKEEIKHVICESEELSIEGFAQNPKNRCYLCKKELFEKIQKIADDNGMKAIVEGSNLDDNGDYRPGLQAVAELGIKSPLRHCDLSKADIRALSHYLHLPTWEKQSFACLSSRFVYGETITEEKLGMVDKAEQLLLNMGFHQVRVRIHGMMARIEIEPSEFGKLMEDENREKIAKSLKEYGFTYVTLDLMGYRTGSMNETL from the coding sequence ATGATTACAAGAGAACAGATGGAAAAACTGAAAAAGCTGCAGGATTATCTGAGAAGTCTGGAATCTGTTGCAGTAGCTTTCTCCAGTGGTGTGGACTCCACATTTTTATTAAAAGTGGCAAAAGATACACTGGGAGATAAGGTGATGGCGGTGACTGCCCAGTCCTGTTCTTTCCCGAAGAGAGAGTTAAAAGAAGCGATTGCGTTCTGTGAAAAAGAAGAAATCAAACATGTGATCTGCGAATCCGAAGAACTGAGCATCGAAGGATTTGCCCAGAACCCGAAGAACCGCTGCTATCTGTGTAAAAAAGAACTGTTTGAAAAAATTCAGAAGATCGCAGACGACAATGGCATGAAAGCCATCGTGGAAGGCTCCAACCTGGATGACAATGGAGATTACCGTCCGGGACTGCAGGCGGTAGCGGAACTTGGAATCAAAAGCCCGTTACGCCACTGTGATCTGAGCAAAGCGGATATCCGTGCGCTGTCTCATTATCTGCACCTGCCGACCTGGGAGAAACAGTCCTTTGCCTGTCTGTCTTCCCGTTTTGTATACGGAGAGACCATCACTGAAGAAAAACTCGGTATGGTAGATAAAGCGGAGCAGCTGCTTCTGAACATGGGATTTCATCAGGTACGCGTCCGTATCCATGGCATGATGGCACGTATCGAGATCGAGCCTTCCGAGTTTGGAAAACTGATGGAAGACGAAAATAGAGAGAAAATTGCGAAATCACTGAAAGAATACGGATTTACTTATGTAACGCTGGATCTGATGGGCTATCGTACCGGAAGTATGAACGAGACATTATAA
- a CDS encoding tRNA threonylcarbamoyladenosine dehydratase, whose product MLNQFSRTQLLLGEEAMEKLKNSRVAVFGIGGVGGYVCEALVRSGVGAFDLIDDDKVCLTNLNRQIIATRKTVGKYKVDVMKERMLEINPNVDVRIHKCFFLPENADEFPFEEYDYVVDAVDTVTAKIELVMKCKEKNVPIMSSMGAGNKLDASQFKVADIYKTKVCPLAKVMRRELKKRRVRKLKVVYSEELPKRPIEDMSISCRTHCICPPGAAHKCTERRDIPGSVAYVPSVAGLIIAGEVVKDLTTVKKTK is encoded by the coding sequence ATGTTAAATCAGTTTTCAAGAACACAGCTGCTGCTGGGTGAAGAAGCGATGGAAAAGCTGAAGAATTCAAGGGTGGCTGTTTTTGGTATCGGCGGTGTCGGCGGATATGTCTGTGAGGCACTGGTGCGAAGCGGTGTCGGAGCTTTTGATCTGATCGATGACGACAAGGTATGTCTGACCAACCTGAACCGGCAGATCATCGCTACGAGAAAAACCGTAGGAAAATATAAAGTAGATGTGATGAAAGAAAGGATGCTGGAGATTAATCCGAACGTGGATGTGCGTATCCATAAATGTTTCTTTCTTCCGGAAAATGCGGATGAATTCCCGTTTGAGGAATACGATTATGTCGTGGATGCGGTAGATACCGTGACCGCAAAAATCGAGCTGGTTATGAAATGTAAGGAAAAGAATGTGCCGATCATGAGCAGCATGGGCGCCGGCAATAAATTGGATGCCAGCCAGTTCAAAGTAGCCGACATTTACAAGACAAAGGTATGCCCTCTGGCGAAAGTAATGCGTCGGGAGCTGAAAAAGAGAAGGGTAAGAAAATTAAAGGTGGTATATTCCGAAGAACTGCCGAAGCGTCCGATCGAGGATATGTCCATCAGCTGCAGAACACACTGTATCTGCCCGCCGGGAGCCGCACACAAGTGTACGGAGCGAAGAGATATTCCCGGCAGTGTGGCTTACGTGCCGTCAGTAGCCGGACTGATCATTGCCGGAGAGGTTGTAAAAGATCTGACCACTGTAAAGAAAACGAAATAG
- the thrH gene encoding bifunctional phosphoserine phosphatase/homoserine phosphotransferase ThrH, with translation MYITCLDVEGVLVPEIWVAFAEESGIPELKKTTRDEPDYDKLMKWRLGVLKEHGLGLKEIQETIEKIQPLPGAKEFLDELRSFSQVILISDTFAEFASPLMEKLGRPTLFCNSLEVAENGEIIGYKMRVEQTKLTTVKALQSIGYDTIASGDSYNDLGMIQASKAGFLFRSTDKIKADYPQILAYETYDELLGAIRKAMAD, from the coding sequence ATGTATATTACATGTCTGGATGTAGAAGGGGTACTGGTTCCTGAAATCTGGGTGGCATTTGCCGAGGAAAGTGGGATCCCGGAGTTGAAGAAAACGACCAGAGACGAGCCGGATTATGATAAACTGATGAAATGGAGACTGGGAGTGCTGAAAGAACACGGACTGGGACTCAAAGAGATCCAGGAGACGATCGAAAAGATCCAGCCGCTTCCGGGAGCAAAAGAATTTTTAGATGAACTGAGAAGCTTCAGCCAGGTGATCCTGATCAGCGATACCTTTGCAGAATTTGCCAGCCCGCTGATGGAAAAACTGGGACGCCCGACGTTGTTCTGCAATAGTCTGGAAGTCGCTGAAAACGGAGAGATCATCGGATATAAGATGCGTGTGGAACAGACAAAACTGACCACCGTAAAAGCGTTACAGTCCATCGGATATGATACGATCGCCAGCGGAGATTCCTATAATGACCTGGGGATGATCCAGGCGAGCAAGGCGGGATTCCTGTTCCGAAGCACCGATAAGATCAAAGCAGATTACCCGCAGATCTTGGCATATGAGACGTATGACGAACTGCTTGGCGCGATCCGGAAAGCAATGGCGGACTAA
- a CDS encoding diguanylate cyclase, whose product MMTEQKKTRTEQKKTMTMEQVEEEMEEYRRIFDVVRLIEEETIQMMEAGREEEIDPEKVACYSFWKKNRQCKNCISARVLREKNQGTKLEFAGEDIYQVTACYMEIDGKAYVMELVKKLNEEFLLDAEGCEKLVRKLDGYNQDLYSDALTGSYNRRYYEERLKEKETSAGVAVIDLDDFKLWNDTYGHGAGDVVLQTVVKAIRQSIRKTDSLVRYGGDEFLLVMPDVSEEVFLKKLEYIQKQIRDADIPGFSRMRLSVSIGGVTVRQEVMEEAVRKADRLMYQAKIQKNMVVTERKSIDADGTIHLEEETKRAKQLILIVDDSEMNREILASILEEDYQIIEAENGEDCLRLLQKYGTEISLILLDIVMPGMNGFQVLHDMNKNHWIEDVPVIMISSEDSEKSIRRAYEMGVSDYISRPFDAKVVYQRVFNTIKLYAKQRRLITLVTDQVYEKEKNNRIMVSILSQIVEFRNGESGLHVEHINKLTGMLLERLVQKTDKYHLTWEDQYLITVASALHDIGKIGINEEILNKPGRLTPEEFELMKMHTMIGASMLERLEIYKEERLVQIAYEICRWHHERYDGGGYPDGLKGEEIPIAAQVVSIVDVYDALTSKRVYKEAYSHEKAMQMILTGECGAFQPLLLECLCDIQEEVQRVTEAKSEKDGKISGFELTSLEETLKNSHLIGGLKSEKNH is encoded by the coding sequence ATGATGACAGAGCAAAAGAAAACTAGAACAGAGCAAAAGAAAACCATGACGATGGAGCAGGTGGAAGAGGAGATGGAAGAGTATCGCAGGATTTTTGACGTGGTGCGGCTCATCGAAGAAGAAACGATCCAAATGATGGAAGCGGGCAGGGAGGAAGAAATTGATCCTGAGAAAGTGGCCTGCTATTCATTCTGGAAGAAGAACAGGCAATGTAAGAACTGTATATCTGCAAGAGTACTCAGGGAAAAGAACCAGGGGACCAAACTGGAGTTCGCGGGAGAAGATATTTATCAGGTAACTGCCTGCTATATGGAAATAGATGGAAAAGCATATGTAATGGAACTGGTGAAAAAACTGAACGAAGAATTCCTTCTGGACGCAGAGGGATGTGAAAAACTGGTTCGAAAACTGGACGGATATAACCAGGATCTTTACAGTGATGCTCTGACAGGCTCTTACAATCGAAGATATTATGAGGAACGACTGAAAGAAAAAGAAACTTCTGCCGGTGTGGCAGTTATAGATCTGGATGATTTTAAACTTTGGAATGATACATATGGACATGGAGCAGGAGATGTGGTACTACAGACAGTGGTGAAAGCAATCCGTCAGTCCATACGGAAAACAGACAGTCTGGTACGCTATGGAGGGGATGAATTTCTTCTGGTTATGCCGGATGTTTCCGAAGAAGTTTTTCTGAAAAAACTGGAATATATTCAGAAGCAGATCAGGGATGCGGATATTCCCGGATTTTCCAGAATGCGTCTTTCCGTCAGTATCGGAGGTGTGACAGTACGGCAGGAAGTTATGGAAGAGGCAGTACGAAAAGCAGACCGGCTGATGTACCAGGCGAAAATTCAGAAAAATATGGTGGTGACTGAAAGAAAATCAATTGATGCGGATGGAACGATTCATCTGGAAGAAGAGACAAAGCGGGCAAAGCAGCTGATCCTGATCGTAGATGATTCTGAGATGAACCGTGAGATCCTTGCGTCGATTCTGGAAGAAGATTATCAGATCATTGAAGCAGAAAACGGAGAAGACTGTCTGCGGCTTTTGCAAAAGTATGGAACTGAGATATCGTTGATTCTTCTGGATATTGTAATGCCTGGAATGAATGGATTTCAGGTTTTGCATGATATGAACAAAAATCACTGGATCGAAGATGTTCCGGTTATCATGATTTCCAGTGAAGACTCCGAAAAGAGTATACGACGGGCTTACGAAATGGGAGTATCGGATTATATCAGCCGGCCATTCGATGCAAAGGTTGTTTATCAGAGAGTATTCAATACGATCAAACTGTATGCAAAACAAAGAAGACTGATCACACTGGTAACGGATCAGGTTTATGAGAAGGAGAAAAACAACCGGATCATGGTAAGCATTCTGAGCCAGATCGTAGAGTTCCGAAATGGAGAAAGCGGACTGCATGTGGAACATATCAACAAGCTGACCGGTATGCTTCTGGAACGGCTGGTGCAGAAAACGGACAAATACCATCTGACCTGGGAGGATCAGTATCTGATCACGGTAGCCTCCGCCCTTCATGATATCGGAAAGATCGGAATCAATGAAGAAATTCTGAACAAACCGGGAAGACTGACGCCGGAGGAATTTGAACTGATGAAGATGCATACGATGATAGGGGCGTCCATGCTGGAACGGCTGGAGATCTATAAAGAAGAACGTCTGGTACAGATCGCGTATGAGATCTGCCGCTGGCATCACGAGCGGTACGACGGAGGCGGCTACCCGGACGGTCTGAAAGGGGAAGAAATTCCGATTGCAGCGCAGGTGGTTTCAATCGTGGATGTATACGATGCCCTGACCAGCAAAAGAGTTTACAAAGAGGCATATTCGCATGAAAAGGCGATGCAGATGATCCTGACAGGGGAATGTGGTGCATTTCAGCCGCTGTTACTCGAATGTCTCTGCGACATTCAGGAGGAGGTGCAGCGGGTGACAGAGGCGAAAAGTGAAAAAGATGGAAAAATATCGGGATTTGAACTGACCAGTCTGGAAGAGACACTGAAAAACAGTCATCTGATCGGCGGATTAAAATCAGAAAAGAATCACTGA
- a CDS encoding SulP family inorganic anion transporter: protein MKVSLCKTIRPYEWKNLPKDLLAGLVIMAVSIPISMGYAQIAGLPAVYGLYGSVFPILLFALFSTSPQFIFGVDAAPAALVGSALVSLGIEGGSREALAAVPVLTFFVAVWLLVFYLCRAGKLVNYISAPVMGGFISGICTTIILMQVPKLFGGKAGVGELPELLEHIWESRTVFHLPSLLLGVGALVILLVSKKIIPKFPMAVLLMALGAIGTVVFQLEDLGIQTLAAVKPGLPAWSIPDFGSVPLKEAVTVSLSVAVVIMAETLLAENSFAQKNRYRINDNQEILAFAMGNLIASFTGCCPINGSVSRTAMGEQYQAKTQLTGIVAGLSMIVLLLCGTGFIGYLPIPVLTAIVISALLGATEFDLAVRLWKVSRTEYLIFAGAFFGVLMLGTINGVLIGIILSFSEMIIRTSKPSRGFLGIQPGHRHFRDLKESDQIHAIEGVLIYRFSSNLFFANIQVLQSDIEDNLREDTKAVILDASGIGSMDITAADRLKLLYESLKEKNIRFYITEHIAGLNEQMRQLGLGCLIQEGCVRRTTHIALKDMGITRPYPLEGGVDNEQRSASRKRADNRVQEFVWAFGSQAEEEIERQIRCQIEQLKKTGDVEYLLHGRWSHMEDLDQDEWLEHLEEHLKEIVNISGKDEKTLAIRLEKHRQEVHDRIAREHPELAERFRERRHLLDEHLKEKRPEVYELVIQLRKKISDEQREKEEQQLH, encoded by the coding sequence ATGAAAGTATCTTTGTGCAAAACCATAAGACCTTATGAGTGGAAAAACCTGCCGAAAGATCTTCTGGCGGGGCTTGTGATCATGGCGGTGTCGATCCCGATATCGATGGGATACGCGCAGATCGCGGGGCTTCCGGCGGTGTACGGACTGTATGGCTCGGTATTTCCAATCTTACTGTTTGCGCTGTTTTCCACTTCACCGCAGTTTATCTTCGGGGTGGATGCGGCTCCGGCGGCACTGGTGGGATCGGCACTGGTAAGTCTGGGGATTGAGGGCGGATCGCGGGAAGCGCTTGCGGCGGTTCCGGTGCTGACCTTTTTTGTGGCAGTCTGGCTGCTGGTCTTCTATCTGTGCCGGGCAGGAAAACTGGTGAATTATATCTCGGCTCCGGTGATGGGCGGATTTATCAGTGGTATCTGTACCACGATCATTCTGATGCAGGTGCCGAAATTATTTGGCGGCAAAGCAGGCGTCGGCGAACTTCCGGAACTGCTGGAACATATCTGGGAGAGCCGGACGGTCTTTCATCTGCCATCGCTGCTTCTGGGCGTCGGTGCACTGGTGATCCTTCTGGTATCCAAAAAGATCATTCCCAAATTTCCGATGGCAGTGCTTCTGATGGCGCTGGGAGCAATTGGCACGGTGGTATTTCAGCTGGAAGATCTGGGGATTCAGACACTCGCGGCAGTGAAACCGGGACTTCCGGCATGGAGTATTCCGGATTTTGGATCGGTTCCGTTAAAAGAAGCTGTGACGGTCAGCCTTTCGGTAGCAGTTGTCATCATGGCAGAAACATTACTCGCGGAGAACAGCTTTGCACAGAAAAACCGTTACCGGATCAATGACAATCAGGAGATTCTTGCATTTGCCATGGGAAATCTTATCGCATCGTTTACCGGATGCTGCCCGATCAACGGATCGGTGTCAAGAACGGCGATGGGGGAGCAGTATCAGGCGAAAACTCAGCTGACCGGTATCGTGGCTGGGCTGTCGATGATCGTACTGTTGCTTTGCGGAACCGGATTTATCGGGTATCTTCCGATTCCGGTGCTGACAGCGATCGTGATTTCAGCGTTATTGGGAGCGACAGAATTTGATCTGGCGGTGCGGCTGTGGAAGGTGAGCCGCACGGAATATCTGATCTTTGCTGGAGCATTTTTCGGTGTACTGATGCTTGGGACTATCAACGGAGTATTGATTGGAATCATCCTTTCTTTTTCAGAGATGATTATCCGGACATCCAAGCCTTCCAGAGGCTTTCTTGGGATTCAGCCGGGACACCGGCATTTCCGGGATCTGAAAGAAAGCGATCAGATCCATGCGATTGAAGGGGTGTTGATCTACCGGTTCAGCAGCAATCTGTTTTTTGCCAATATTCAGGTATTGCAAAGTGACATTGAGGATAATCTGCGGGAAGATACCAAAGCAGTGATTTTGGATGCCAGTGGAATCGGAAGTATGGATATTACAGCGGCAGATCGGTTAAAACTTTTATATGAGTCACTGAAAGAAAAAAATATACGTTTTTATATCACAGAACATATTGCAGGATTGAATGAACAGATGCGTCAGCTGGGACTTGGATGTTTGATTCAGGAAGGCTGTGTGCGAAGAACGACACATATTGCTTTGAAAGATATGGGTATTACCCGTCCGTATCCCTTAGAGGGCGGTGTGGATAACGAACAGCGCAGTGCGTCCAGAAAACGTGCCGACAACAGGGTGCAGGAATTTGTCTGGGCGTTTGGAAGTCAGGCAGAAGAGGAGATCGAACGACAGATCAGGTGTCAGATTGAACAGTTGAAGAAAACCGGTGATGTGGAATATCTGCTTCACGGCCGATGGTCTCATATGGAGGATCTTGATCAGGATGAGTGGCTGGAACATCTGGAAGAGCATCTCAAAGAAATTGTCAATATTTCCGGAAAAGATGAAAAAACCCTGGCAATTCGACTGGAAAAACACCGTCAGGAAGTGCATGACCGTATTGCCAGAGAACATCCGGAACTTGCGGAGCGTTTCCGGGAGAGGCGTCATCTGTTGGATGAACATCTGAAGGAAAAGAGACCGGAAGTTTATGAACTTGTAATTCAGTTGCGCAAAAAGATCAGCGATGAGCAGAGAGAAAAAGAGGAACAACAGTTACATTAG